From Calonectris borealis chromosome 9, bCalBor7.hap1.2, whole genome shotgun sequence, one genomic window encodes:
- the LSG1 gene encoding large subunit GTPase 1 homolog isoform X4 yields the protein MGKKRGAGLGRCLQRQRGLERRGASSWLHASEVGGERGPELRSAAEQSPLEEFLATAELAGTRFVAERLNIQIVSAQSRTGLLTAQEAQRVRQLHEENRQFLRIPRRPQWDRTTSAEDLKQAERESFLEWRRQLAQLEEEKKLILTPFERNLEFWRQLWRVIERSDIVVQIVDARNPLLFRCQDLESYIKEVSSDKENMILINKADLLSEEQRAAWAQFFEKEGVKVVFWSALAECRRLSGEAKELDTEDVAEDLSDSEDGSSGQEDDDDAPQDSTESTSTGSALQTVNQVLVSDGDSSDEYEDCEDDEEEAWQTCSEDEGGDKVNAIAPERMESRTDGAAVQHVVQEQNRNIRNFSHLVQRNELLEILKTMHNGPRVKDGEVNVGLVGYPNVGKSSTINTILGNKKVSVSATPGRTKHFQTLYVEPGLCLCDCPGLVMPSFISTKAEMICSGILPIDQMRDHVPPISLICQHIPRNVLEATYGINIIRPREDEDPDRKPTAEELLTAYGYMRGFMTAHGQPDQPRSARYVLKDYVSGKLLYCHPPPGIDPNDFQHQHQRCPQSRTVQASGQVKPEKNTKAKQIENVVDKTFFHQW from the exons aTGGGCAAGaagcggggcgcggggctgggccggTGCCTGCAGCGGCAGCGCGGCCTGGAGCGCCGCGGCGCCTCCTCATGG CTGCACGCCAGCGAGGTGGGCGGCGAGCGCGGCCCGGAGCTGCGGTCGGCGGCCGAGCAGAGCCCGCTGGAGGAGTTCCTGGCCACGGCCGAGCTGGCCGGCACCCGCTTCGTAGCCG AGCGCCTGAACATCCAGATCGTGTCTGCCCAGAGCCGCACTGGCCTGCTTACGGCCCAGGAGGCCCAGCGTGTCCGGCAGCTGCACGAGGAGAACCGGCAGTTCCTGCGCATCCCACGGAG GCCACAGTGGGATAGGACAACCAGTGCGGAGGACTTGAAGCAGGCGGAGAGGGAGAGCTTTCTCGAATGGAGACGACAGCTTGCCCA acttgaggaagaaaaaaagttaattctaaCCCCGTTTGAACGAAACTTGGAATTTTGGCGTCAGCTTTGGAGAGTTATTGAAAGAAG tgatATTGTAGTCCAGATAGTAGATGCTAGAAATCCCCTTCTGTTTAGATGCCAAGATCTG gaaagCTACATTAAGGAGGTCAGCAGTGACAAGGAGAACATGATCCTGATAAACAAAGCAGATTTGCTGAGTGAGGAGCAGCGGGCTGCTTGGGCCCAGTTCTTTGAGAAAGAGGGCGTTAAGGTGGTGTTCTGGTCAGCTTTGGCAGAGTGCAGACGGCTATCTGGAGAAGCAAAG GAACTAGACACTGAAGATGTAGCAGAGGACCTGAGTGATTCTGAGGATGGAAGCTCCGGTCAAGAAGATGATGATGACGCACCACAAGATAGCACAGAAAGCACATCCACAGGCAGTGCTTTGCAAACTGTAAATCAAGTTCTGGTTAGTGATGGTGACAGTAGTGATGAATATGAAGACTgtgaagatgatgaagaggaggcCTGGCAAACCTGTTCTGAAGATGAAGGCGGGGACAAAGTAAATGCTATTGCCCCAGAGAGGATGGAAAGCAGGACTGATGGTGCTGCAGTGCAGCATGTAGTGCAGGAGCAGAACAGGAACATCAGGAACTTCAGCCATCTGGTACAGAGAAATGAGCtgctggagatactcaaaaccatGCACAATGGACCAAGGGTGAAGGATGGGGAAGTAAATGTTGGGCTG GTGGGTTACCCTAATGTTGGCAAAAGTTCGACCATCAACACAATCCTTGGAAATAAGAAGGTGTCAGTGTCTGCTACACCAGGCCGTACGAAACACTTTCAG ACCCTGTATGTGGAGCCTGGCCTGTGCCTATGTGATTGCCCTGGTCTGGTGATGCCATCTTTCATCTCTACCAAGGCAGAAATGATTTGTTCTGGAATTCTGCCTATAGACCAGATGAGGGACCACGTCCCACCCATTTCTCTA ATTTGCCAGCATATCCCACGAAACGTTTTGGAAGCAACCTATGGAATAAATATCATAAGGCCGAGGGAAGATGAGGATCCAGATCGGAAGCcaacagctgaagagctgctaACAGCATATGGAT ATATGAGAGGCTTTATGACAGCTCATGGACAGCCAGACCAGCCGAGATCAGCTCGATACGTGTTAAAAGACTATGTCAGT GGGAAGCTGTTATATTGCCATCCACCTCCTGGCATTGACCCAAATGATTTTCAGCACCAGCATCAAAGATGCCCACAGAGCAGAACTGTGCAGGCCAGTGGACAGGTGAAGCCTGAGAAGaataccaaagcaaaacaaattgaAAATGTGGTGGACAAAACATTTTTCCACCAG TGGTAG
- the LSG1 gene encoding large subunit GTPase 1 homolog isoform X3: MGKKRGAGLGRCLQRQRGLERRGASSWLHASEVGGERGPELRSAAEQSPLEEFLATAELAGTRFVAERLNIQIVSAQSRTGLLTAQEAQRVRQLHEENRQFLRIPRRPQWDRTTSAEDLKQAERESFLEWRRQLAQLEEEKKLILTPFERNLEFWRQLWRVIERSDIVVQIVDARNPLLFRCQDLESYIKEVSSDKENMILINKADLLSEEQRAAWAQFFEKEGVKVVFWSALAECRRLSGEAKELDTEDVAEDLSDSEDGSSGQEDDDDAPQDSTESTSTGSALQTVNQVLVSDGDSSDEYEDCEDDEEEAWQTCSEDEGGDKVNAIAPERMESRTDGAAVQHVVQEQNRNIRNFSHLVQRNELLEILKTMHNGPRVKDGEVNVGLVGYPNVGKSSTINTILGNKKVSVSATPGRTKHFQTLYVEPGLCLCDCPGLVMPSFISTKAEMICSGILPIDQMRDHVPPISLICQHIPRNVLEATYGINIIRPREDEDPDRKPTAEELLTAYGYMRGFMTAHGQPDQPRSARYVLKDYVSGKLLYCHPPPGIDPNDFQHQHQRCPQSRTVQASGQVKPEKNTKAKQIENVVDKTFFHQVEHLML; this comes from the exons aTGGGCAAGaagcggggcgcggggctgggccggTGCCTGCAGCGGCAGCGCGGCCTGGAGCGCCGCGGCGCCTCCTCATGG CTGCACGCCAGCGAGGTGGGCGGCGAGCGCGGCCCGGAGCTGCGGTCGGCGGCCGAGCAGAGCCCGCTGGAGGAGTTCCTGGCCACGGCCGAGCTGGCCGGCACCCGCTTCGTAGCCG AGCGCCTGAACATCCAGATCGTGTCTGCCCAGAGCCGCACTGGCCTGCTTACGGCCCAGGAGGCCCAGCGTGTCCGGCAGCTGCACGAGGAGAACCGGCAGTTCCTGCGCATCCCACGGAG GCCACAGTGGGATAGGACAACCAGTGCGGAGGACTTGAAGCAGGCGGAGAGGGAGAGCTTTCTCGAATGGAGACGACAGCTTGCCCA acttgaggaagaaaaaaagttaattctaaCCCCGTTTGAACGAAACTTGGAATTTTGGCGTCAGCTTTGGAGAGTTATTGAAAGAAG tgatATTGTAGTCCAGATAGTAGATGCTAGAAATCCCCTTCTGTTTAGATGCCAAGATCTG gaaagCTACATTAAGGAGGTCAGCAGTGACAAGGAGAACATGATCCTGATAAACAAAGCAGATTTGCTGAGTGAGGAGCAGCGGGCTGCTTGGGCCCAGTTCTTTGAGAAAGAGGGCGTTAAGGTGGTGTTCTGGTCAGCTTTGGCAGAGTGCAGACGGCTATCTGGAGAAGCAAAG GAACTAGACACTGAAGATGTAGCAGAGGACCTGAGTGATTCTGAGGATGGAAGCTCCGGTCAAGAAGATGATGATGACGCACCACAAGATAGCACAGAAAGCACATCCACAGGCAGTGCTTTGCAAACTGTAAATCAAGTTCTGGTTAGTGATGGTGACAGTAGTGATGAATATGAAGACTgtgaagatgatgaagaggaggcCTGGCAAACCTGTTCTGAAGATGAAGGCGGGGACAAAGTAAATGCTATTGCCCCAGAGAGGATGGAAAGCAGGACTGATGGTGCTGCAGTGCAGCATGTAGTGCAGGAGCAGAACAGGAACATCAGGAACTTCAGCCATCTGGTACAGAGAAATGAGCtgctggagatactcaaaaccatGCACAATGGACCAAGGGTGAAGGATGGGGAAGTAAATGTTGGGCTG GTGGGTTACCCTAATGTTGGCAAAAGTTCGACCATCAACACAATCCTTGGAAATAAGAAGGTGTCAGTGTCTGCTACACCAGGCCGTACGAAACACTTTCAG ACCCTGTATGTGGAGCCTGGCCTGTGCCTATGTGATTGCCCTGGTCTGGTGATGCCATCTTTCATCTCTACCAAGGCAGAAATGATTTGTTCTGGAATTCTGCCTATAGACCAGATGAGGGACCACGTCCCACCCATTTCTCTA ATTTGCCAGCATATCCCACGAAACGTTTTGGAAGCAACCTATGGAATAAATATCATAAGGCCGAGGGAAGATGAGGATCCAGATCGGAAGCcaacagctgaagagctgctaACAGCATATGGAT ATATGAGAGGCTTTATGACAGCTCATGGACAGCCAGACCAGCCGAGATCAGCTCGATACGTGTTAAAAGACTATGTCAGT GGGAAGCTGTTATATTGCCATCCACCTCCTGGCATTGACCCAAATGATTTTCAGCACCAGCATCAAAGATGCCCACAGAGCAGAACTGTGCAGGCCAGTGGACAGGTGAAGCCTGAGAAGaataccaaagcaaaacaaattgaAAATGTGGTGGACAAAACATTTTTCCACCAG
- the LSG1 gene encoding large subunit GTPase 1 homolog isoform X2 codes for MGKKRGAGLGRCLQRQRGLERRGASSWLHASEVGGERGPELRSAAEQSPLEEFLATAELAGTRFVAERLNIQIVSAQSRTGLLTAQEAQRVRQLHEENRQFLRIPRRPQWDRTTSAEDLKQAERESFLEWRRQLAQLEEEKKLILTPFERNLEFWRQLWRVIERSDIVVQIVDARNPLLFRCQDLESYIKEVSSDKENMILINKADLLSEEQRAAWAQFFEKEGVKVVFWSALAECRRLSGEAKELDTEDVAEDLSDSEDGSSGQEDDDDAPQDSTESTSTGSALQTVNQVLVSDGDSSDEYEDCEDDEEEAWQTCSEDEGGDKVNAIAPERMESRTDGAAVQHVVQEQNRNIRNFSHLVQRNELLEILKTMHNGPRVKDGEVNVGLVGYPNVGKSSTINTILGNKKVSVSATPGRTKHFQTLYVEPGLCLCDCPGLVMPSFISTKAEMICSGILPIDQMRDHVPPISLICQHIPRNVLEATYGINIIRPREDEDPDRKPTAEELLTAYGYMRGFMTAHGQPDQPRSARYVLKDYVSGKLLYCHPPPGIDPNDFQHQHQRCPQSRTVQASGQVKPEKNTKAKQIENVVDKTFFHQQKYWRKISLGCWERGREQRRAPQSIISKS; via the exons aTGGGCAAGaagcggggcgcggggctgggccggTGCCTGCAGCGGCAGCGCGGCCTGGAGCGCCGCGGCGCCTCCTCATGG CTGCACGCCAGCGAGGTGGGCGGCGAGCGCGGCCCGGAGCTGCGGTCGGCGGCCGAGCAGAGCCCGCTGGAGGAGTTCCTGGCCACGGCCGAGCTGGCCGGCACCCGCTTCGTAGCCG AGCGCCTGAACATCCAGATCGTGTCTGCCCAGAGCCGCACTGGCCTGCTTACGGCCCAGGAGGCCCAGCGTGTCCGGCAGCTGCACGAGGAGAACCGGCAGTTCCTGCGCATCCCACGGAG GCCACAGTGGGATAGGACAACCAGTGCGGAGGACTTGAAGCAGGCGGAGAGGGAGAGCTTTCTCGAATGGAGACGACAGCTTGCCCA acttgaggaagaaaaaaagttaattctaaCCCCGTTTGAACGAAACTTGGAATTTTGGCGTCAGCTTTGGAGAGTTATTGAAAGAAG tgatATTGTAGTCCAGATAGTAGATGCTAGAAATCCCCTTCTGTTTAGATGCCAAGATCTG gaaagCTACATTAAGGAGGTCAGCAGTGACAAGGAGAACATGATCCTGATAAACAAAGCAGATTTGCTGAGTGAGGAGCAGCGGGCTGCTTGGGCCCAGTTCTTTGAGAAAGAGGGCGTTAAGGTGGTGTTCTGGTCAGCTTTGGCAGAGTGCAGACGGCTATCTGGAGAAGCAAAG GAACTAGACACTGAAGATGTAGCAGAGGACCTGAGTGATTCTGAGGATGGAAGCTCCGGTCAAGAAGATGATGATGACGCACCACAAGATAGCACAGAAAGCACATCCACAGGCAGTGCTTTGCAAACTGTAAATCAAGTTCTGGTTAGTGATGGTGACAGTAGTGATGAATATGAAGACTgtgaagatgatgaagaggaggcCTGGCAAACCTGTTCTGAAGATGAAGGCGGGGACAAAGTAAATGCTATTGCCCCAGAGAGGATGGAAAGCAGGACTGATGGTGCTGCAGTGCAGCATGTAGTGCAGGAGCAGAACAGGAACATCAGGAACTTCAGCCATCTGGTACAGAGAAATGAGCtgctggagatactcaaaaccatGCACAATGGACCAAGGGTGAAGGATGGGGAAGTAAATGTTGGGCTG GTGGGTTACCCTAATGTTGGCAAAAGTTCGACCATCAACACAATCCTTGGAAATAAGAAGGTGTCAGTGTCTGCTACACCAGGCCGTACGAAACACTTTCAG ACCCTGTATGTGGAGCCTGGCCTGTGCCTATGTGATTGCCCTGGTCTGGTGATGCCATCTTTCATCTCTACCAAGGCAGAAATGATTTGTTCTGGAATTCTGCCTATAGACCAGATGAGGGACCACGTCCCACCCATTTCTCTA ATTTGCCAGCATATCCCACGAAACGTTTTGGAAGCAACCTATGGAATAAATATCATAAGGCCGAGGGAAGATGAGGATCCAGATCGGAAGCcaacagctgaagagctgctaACAGCATATGGAT ATATGAGAGGCTTTATGACAGCTCATGGACAGCCAGACCAGCCGAGATCAGCTCGATACGTGTTAAAAGACTATGTCAGT GGGAAGCTGTTATATTGCCATCCACCTCCTGGCATTGACCCAAATGATTTTCAGCACCAGCATCAAAGATGCCCACAGAGCAGAACTGTGCAGGCCAGTGGACAGGTGAAGCCTGAGAAGaataccaaagcaaaacaaattgaAAATGTGGTGGACAAAACATTTTTCCACCAG caGAAATATTGGAGAAAAATATCACTGGGCtgctgggagagaggcagggagcaaCGCAGAGCACCTCAGAGTATAATTTCTAAGAGCTAA
- the FAM43A gene encoding protein FAM43A, with amino-acid sequence MLPWKRSKVELVAGEARRQSKPKGYAVSVHYSALTSLARACPESALHRVGSMFRSKRRKFRVTSEDPTYTVLYLGNATTIQSKGEGCTDLAVCKIWSKSEAGRQGTKMKLTISAQGIRMAHAEDKGLRRPGHLYLLHRVTYCVADPRLPRVFAWIYRHELKHKAVMLRCHAVLVSKPEKAKAMALLLYQTSATALAEFRRLKKRDDARHQQQQLVGEQSIPLVPLRKLLNGQCCYKPPVERSRSAPKLGSITEDLLGEEQEERAMHCDCEDILEALGEPEGELLRAGAGRGEGPELGQLLRDLGELSLGNDLRSLRADLRVRRLLSGESTGSESSLESNGPDGAAPPCNGAEQPPPGDPETG; translated from the coding sequence ATGCTGCCCTGGAAGCGGAGCAAGGTGGAGCTGGTGGCGGGCGAGGCGCGGCGGCAGAGCAAGCCCAAGGGGTACGCGGTGAGCGTGCACTACTCGGCGCTCACCTCGctggcccgcgcctgccccgagAGCGCCCTGCACCGCGTGGGCAGCATGTTCCGCTCCAAGCGGCGGAAATTCCGCGTGACCAGCGAGGACCCCACGTACACCGTGCTCTACCTGGGCAACGCCACCACCATCCAGTCCAAGGGCGAGGGCTGCACCGACCTGGCCGTCTGCAAGATCTGGAGCAAGAGCGAGGCGGGCCGGCAGGGCACCAAGATGAAGCTGACCATCAGCGCACAGGGCATCCGCATGGCCCACGCCGAGGACAAGGGGCTGCGCCGGCCCGGCCACCTCTACCTGCTGCACCGGGTCACCTACTGCGTGGCCGACCCGCGCCTGCCGCGCGTCTTCGCCTGGATCTACCGCCACGAGCTGAAGCACAAGGCGGTGATGCTGCGCTGCCACGCCGTGCTGGTCTCCAAGCCCGAGAAGGCGAAGGCCATGGCCCTGCTGCTCTACCAGACCTCGGCCACGGCGCTGGCCGAGTTCCGCCGGCTGAAGAAGCGGGACGACGCgcggcaccagcagcagcagctggtgggcGAGCAGAGCATCCCGCTGGTGCCGCTGCGCAAGCTGCTCAACGGGCAGTGCTGCTACAAGCCGCCGGTGGAGCGGAGCCGCAGCGCGCCCAAGCTGGGCTCCATCACGGAGGACCTGCTGGgcgaggagcaggaggagcggGCCATGCACTGCGACTGCGAGGACATCCTGGAGGCGCTGGGCGAGCCCGAGGGCGAGCTGTTGCGcgccggcgccggccgcggcgagGGCCCGGAGCTGGGCCAGCTCCTCCGCGACCTGGGCGAGCTCAGCCTGGGCAACGACCTGCGCTCGCTGCGCGCCGACCTGCGCGTCCGCCGGCTGCTGTCCGGCGAGAGCACGGGCAGCGAGTCCTCCCTGGAGAGCAACGGCCCGGACGGCGCCGCCCCGCCCTGCAACGGCGCCGAGCAGCCGCCCCCCGGCGACCCCGAGACCGGCTGA
- the LSG1 gene encoding large subunit GTPase 1 homolog isoform X1: MGKKRGAGLGRCLQRQRGLERRGASSWLHASEVGGERGPELRSAAEQSPLEEFLATAELAGTRFVAERLNIQIVSAQSRTGLLTAQEAQRVRQLHEENRQFLRIPRRPQWDRTTSAEDLKQAERESFLEWRRQLAQLEEEKKLILTPFERNLEFWRQLWRVIERSDIVVQIVDARNPLLFRCQDLESYIKEVSSDKENMILINKADLLSEEQRAAWAQFFEKEGVKVVFWSALAECRRLSGEAKELDTEDVAEDLSDSEDGSSGQEDDDDAPQDSTESTSTGSALQTVNQVLVSDGDSSDEYEDCEDDEEEAWQTCSEDEGGDKVNAIAPERMESRTDGAAVQHVVQEQNRNIRNFSHLVQRNELLEILKTMHNGPRVKDGEVNVGLVGYPNVGKSSTINTILGNKKVSVSATPGRTKHFQTLYVEPGLCLCDCPGLVMPSFISTKAEMICSGILPIDQMRDHVPPISLICQHIPRNVLEATYGINIIRPREDEDPDRKPTAEELLTAYGYMRGFMTAHGQPDQPRSARYVLKDYVSGKLLYCHPPPGIDPNDFQHQHQRCPQSRTVQASGQVKPEKNTKAKQIENVVDKTFFHQENVRALMKGVRAAMGYRPGSGLVPMTTPNPGNVVGKPWKKHGNRNKKEKIRRITKHLEA, translated from the exons aTGGGCAAGaagcggggcgcggggctgggccggTGCCTGCAGCGGCAGCGCGGCCTGGAGCGCCGCGGCGCCTCCTCATGG CTGCACGCCAGCGAGGTGGGCGGCGAGCGCGGCCCGGAGCTGCGGTCGGCGGCCGAGCAGAGCCCGCTGGAGGAGTTCCTGGCCACGGCCGAGCTGGCCGGCACCCGCTTCGTAGCCG AGCGCCTGAACATCCAGATCGTGTCTGCCCAGAGCCGCACTGGCCTGCTTACGGCCCAGGAGGCCCAGCGTGTCCGGCAGCTGCACGAGGAGAACCGGCAGTTCCTGCGCATCCCACGGAG GCCACAGTGGGATAGGACAACCAGTGCGGAGGACTTGAAGCAGGCGGAGAGGGAGAGCTTTCTCGAATGGAGACGACAGCTTGCCCA acttgaggaagaaaaaaagttaattctaaCCCCGTTTGAACGAAACTTGGAATTTTGGCGTCAGCTTTGGAGAGTTATTGAAAGAAG tgatATTGTAGTCCAGATAGTAGATGCTAGAAATCCCCTTCTGTTTAGATGCCAAGATCTG gaaagCTACATTAAGGAGGTCAGCAGTGACAAGGAGAACATGATCCTGATAAACAAAGCAGATTTGCTGAGTGAGGAGCAGCGGGCTGCTTGGGCCCAGTTCTTTGAGAAAGAGGGCGTTAAGGTGGTGTTCTGGTCAGCTTTGGCAGAGTGCAGACGGCTATCTGGAGAAGCAAAG GAACTAGACACTGAAGATGTAGCAGAGGACCTGAGTGATTCTGAGGATGGAAGCTCCGGTCAAGAAGATGATGATGACGCACCACAAGATAGCACAGAAAGCACATCCACAGGCAGTGCTTTGCAAACTGTAAATCAAGTTCTGGTTAGTGATGGTGACAGTAGTGATGAATATGAAGACTgtgaagatgatgaagaggaggcCTGGCAAACCTGTTCTGAAGATGAAGGCGGGGACAAAGTAAATGCTATTGCCCCAGAGAGGATGGAAAGCAGGACTGATGGTGCTGCAGTGCAGCATGTAGTGCAGGAGCAGAACAGGAACATCAGGAACTTCAGCCATCTGGTACAGAGAAATGAGCtgctggagatactcaaaaccatGCACAATGGACCAAGGGTGAAGGATGGGGAAGTAAATGTTGGGCTG GTGGGTTACCCTAATGTTGGCAAAAGTTCGACCATCAACACAATCCTTGGAAATAAGAAGGTGTCAGTGTCTGCTACACCAGGCCGTACGAAACACTTTCAG ACCCTGTATGTGGAGCCTGGCCTGTGCCTATGTGATTGCCCTGGTCTGGTGATGCCATCTTTCATCTCTACCAAGGCAGAAATGATTTGTTCTGGAATTCTGCCTATAGACCAGATGAGGGACCACGTCCCACCCATTTCTCTA ATTTGCCAGCATATCCCACGAAACGTTTTGGAAGCAACCTATGGAATAAATATCATAAGGCCGAGGGAAGATGAGGATCCAGATCGGAAGCcaacagctgaagagctgctaACAGCATATGGAT ATATGAGAGGCTTTATGACAGCTCATGGACAGCCAGACCAGCCGAGATCAGCTCGATACGTGTTAAAAGACTATGTCAGT GGGAAGCTGTTATATTGCCATCCACCTCCTGGCATTGACCCAAATGATTTTCAGCACCAGCATCAAAGATGCCCACAGAGCAGAACTGTGCAGGCCAGTGGACAGGTGAAGCCTGAGAAGaataccaaagcaaaacaaattgaAAATGTGGTGGACAAAACATTTTTCCACCAG GAGAACGTTCGTGCCCTGATGAAAGGCGTTCGGGCTGCAATGGGATACCGGCCCGGCAGTGGCCTCGTGCCTATGACTACGCCCAATCCTGGGAATGTGGTAGGAAAGCCCTGGAAAAAACATGGAAACAGGAATAAGAAGGAGAAAATTCGCAGGATCACTAAACACCTGGAGGCTTAG
- the LSG1 gene encoding large subunit GTPase 1 homolog isoform X5 codes for MGKKRGAGLGRCLQRQRGLERRGASSWLHASEVGGERGPELRSAAEQSPLEEFLATAELAGTRFVAERLNIQIVSAQSRTGLLTAQEAQRVRQLHEENRQFLRIPRRPQWDRTTSAEDLKQAERESFLEWRRQLAQLEEEKKLILTPFERNLEFWRQLWRVIERSDIVVQIVDARNPLLFRCQDLELDTEDVAEDLSDSEDGSSGQEDDDDAPQDSTESTSTGSALQTVNQVLVSDGDSSDEYEDCEDDEEEAWQTCSEDEGGDKVNAIAPERMESRTDGAAVQHVVQEQNRNIRNFSHLVQRNELLEILKTMHNGPRVKDGEVNVGLVGYPNVGKSSTINTILGNKKVSVSATPGRTKHFQTLYVEPGLCLCDCPGLVMPSFISTKAEMICSGILPIDQMRDHVPPISLICQHIPRNVLEATYGINIIRPREDEDPDRKPTAEELLTAYGYMRGFMTAHGQPDQPRSARYVLKDYVSGKLLYCHPPPGIDPNDFQHQHQRCPQSRTVQASGQVKPEKNTKAKQIENVVDKTFFHQENVRALMKGVRAAMGYRPGSGLVPMTTPNPGNVVGKPWKKHGNRNKKEKIRRITKHLEA; via the exons aTGGGCAAGaagcggggcgcggggctgggccggTGCCTGCAGCGGCAGCGCGGCCTGGAGCGCCGCGGCGCCTCCTCATGG CTGCACGCCAGCGAGGTGGGCGGCGAGCGCGGCCCGGAGCTGCGGTCGGCGGCCGAGCAGAGCCCGCTGGAGGAGTTCCTGGCCACGGCCGAGCTGGCCGGCACCCGCTTCGTAGCCG AGCGCCTGAACATCCAGATCGTGTCTGCCCAGAGCCGCACTGGCCTGCTTACGGCCCAGGAGGCCCAGCGTGTCCGGCAGCTGCACGAGGAGAACCGGCAGTTCCTGCGCATCCCACGGAG GCCACAGTGGGATAGGACAACCAGTGCGGAGGACTTGAAGCAGGCGGAGAGGGAGAGCTTTCTCGAATGGAGACGACAGCTTGCCCA acttgaggaagaaaaaaagttaattctaaCCCCGTTTGAACGAAACTTGGAATTTTGGCGTCAGCTTTGGAGAGTTATTGAAAGAAG tgatATTGTAGTCCAGATAGTAGATGCTAGAAATCCCCTTCTGTTTAGATGCCAAGATCTG GAACTAGACACTGAAGATGTAGCAGAGGACCTGAGTGATTCTGAGGATGGAAGCTCCGGTCAAGAAGATGATGATGACGCACCACAAGATAGCACAGAAAGCACATCCACAGGCAGTGCTTTGCAAACTGTAAATCAAGTTCTGGTTAGTGATGGTGACAGTAGTGATGAATATGAAGACTgtgaagatgatgaagaggaggcCTGGCAAACCTGTTCTGAAGATGAAGGCGGGGACAAAGTAAATGCTATTGCCCCAGAGAGGATGGAAAGCAGGACTGATGGTGCTGCAGTGCAGCATGTAGTGCAGGAGCAGAACAGGAACATCAGGAACTTCAGCCATCTGGTACAGAGAAATGAGCtgctggagatactcaaaaccatGCACAATGGACCAAGGGTGAAGGATGGGGAAGTAAATGTTGGGCTG GTGGGTTACCCTAATGTTGGCAAAAGTTCGACCATCAACACAATCCTTGGAAATAAGAAGGTGTCAGTGTCTGCTACACCAGGCCGTACGAAACACTTTCAG ACCCTGTATGTGGAGCCTGGCCTGTGCCTATGTGATTGCCCTGGTCTGGTGATGCCATCTTTCATCTCTACCAAGGCAGAAATGATTTGTTCTGGAATTCTGCCTATAGACCAGATGAGGGACCACGTCCCACCCATTTCTCTA ATTTGCCAGCATATCCCACGAAACGTTTTGGAAGCAACCTATGGAATAAATATCATAAGGCCGAGGGAAGATGAGGATCCAGATCGGAAGCcaacagctgaagagctgctaACAGCATATGGAT ATATGAGAGGCTTTATGACAGCTCATGGACAGCCAGACCAGCCGAGATCAGCTCGATACGTGTTAAAAGACTATGTCAGT GGGAAGCTGTTATATTGCCATCCACCTCCTGGCATTGACCCAAATGATTTTCAGCACCAGCATCAAAGATGCCCACAGAGCAGAACTGTGCAGGCCAGTGGACAGGTGAAGCCTGAGAAGaataccaaagcaaaacaaattgaAAATGTGGTGGACAAAACATTTTTCCACCAG GAGAACGTTCGTGCCCTGATGAAAGGCGTTCGGGCTGCAATGGGATACCGGCCCGGCAGTGGCCTCGTGCCTATGACTACGCCCAATCCTGGGAATGTGGTAGGAAAGCCCTGGAAAAAACATGGAAACAGGAATAAGAAGGAGAAAATTCGCAGGATCACTAAACACCTGGAGGCTTAG